The Lycium ferocissimum isolate CSIRO_LF1 chromosome 1, AGI_CSIRO_Lferr_CH_V1, whole genome shotgun sequence genome includes a region encoding these proteins:
- the LOC132068317 gene encoding S-protein homolog 5-like — MTKAMVLSAAILIILVQTVNSALTKGFTMHIINALQNDDVPLSVHCESKDDDLGIKYPKVGDDFHFSFRGDVFAKTRFYCHYSWGSKKQFFDVFSRDISRGCGRINGNNYECFWKVQDDGFYFAGHNSPESYSKKFDWNV, encoded by the coding sequence ATGACCAAAGCCATGGTACTTTCAGCAGCCATATTGATCATTCTCGTTCAGACAGTAAATTCTGCACTTACTAAGGGATTCACAATGCATATCATTAACGCCCTCCAAAATGATGACGTTCCTCTTTCTGTTCATTGTGAATCTAAAGATGATGATCTTGGAATAAAATATCCTAAAGTTGGTGATGATTTCCATTTTTCATTCCGTGGGGATGTCTTTGCTAAAACTCGTTTCTATTGTCACTATTCGTGGGGTTCTAAAAAACAGTTTTTTGATGTTTTCAGCAGAGACATTTCTCGTGGTTGTGGAAGAATAAATGGAAACAATTATGAATGTTTTTGGAAAGTACAGGATGATGGTTTTTACTTTGCAGGTCATAATTCTCCCGAATCTTATTCCAAAAAGTTTGACTGGAATGTATAG
- the LOC132061581 gene encoding S-protein homolog 3-like, giving the protein MTNSALTAGYTVHVIDDLSNNDVPLSLRCQSKDNDLGVKTLKVGDDFHFSFHWSIVGETRFYCHYYWGSKQQFFDVINRGISNDCKRTDIVTNHYDCFWKVHDDGFYFSSDNSIGSYSKKYDWN; this is encoded by the coding sequence ATGACGAATTCTGCACTTACTGCTGGATATACAGTTCATGTCATCGATGACCTCTCAAATAACGACGTTCCTTTATCTCTTCGCTGTCAGTCGAAAGATAATGATCTTGGAGTCAAAACCCTTAAGGTGGGTGACGatttccatttttcatttcattggAGTATTGTGGGTGAAACTCGTTTCTATTGTCACTATTACTGGGGCTCGAAACAACAATTTTTTGATGTTATCAACCGCGGTATTTCTAATGATTGCAAGAGAACAGATATAGTTACAAATCATTATGATTGTTTTTGGAAAGTACATGATGATGGATTTTACTTTTCAAGTGATAATTCTATTGGATCTTACTCCAAAAAGTATGACTGGAATTAA
- the LOC132043600 gene encoding uncharacterized protein LOC132043600 isoform X2 — MTEATTCEFYHKNNPKITTTSTEELEDGLPSYGDEDDKGGILENGFAEKVKEKKQRILETGRVRDPLVVFGSDIMLLILSCLDARSVALSLLVSPEWRAVASSDKIWSSKCEELWHGKAHLPRVAKEKGLSKLAAYSLSVMDGKRKRVTKEDLCDHAWEFHFTEAAPEYWRMLDPYWNGTGPPLRRYFLPDGSQTAEPRDKIWGGHESCFSIVTSLLADGKMRRHYVRINRWPPMYVTRKEDWSWEISNNFCTYRSIPDAAKEDGTGPFFLLYECSM, encoded by the exons ATGACAGAAGCTACAACCTGTGAGTTTTATCACAAAAACAACCCAAAAATTACCACTACTAGTactgaagaactagaagatggGTTGCCCTCTTATGGTGATGAAGATGATAAAG GTGGAATCCTGGAAAATGGGTTTGCTGAGAAAGTGAAGGAGAAGAAACAGAGAATTCTTGAAACGGGTCGGGTTAGAGATCCACTAGTTGTTTTCGGGTCAGATATTATGTTGTTGATTTTGAGCTGTCTTGACGCACGCAGCGTGGCACTGTCTCTACTTGTGTCTCCTGAATGGCGTGCTGTTGCTTCTTCTGATAAAATTTGGAGCTCCAAG TGTGAAGAATTGTGGCATGGCAAAGCACATTTACCTCGGGTAGCAAAAGAGAAGGGATTGTCTAAGTTGGCTGCTTACTCATTGTCCGTTATGGATGGTAAAAGG aaGCGAGTAACAAAGGAGGATTTGTGTGATCATGCGTGGGAGTTCCATTTCACCGAG GCAGCTCCTGAGTATTGGCGAATGCTCGATCCCTACTGGAATGGAACAGGACCTCCCCTGCGCCGTTATTTCCTTCCAGATGGAAGTCAGACTGCAGAACCACGTGACAAAATATGGGGTGGTCATGAATCTTGCTTCTCCATAGTAACTAGCTTGCTTGCAGATGGGAAAATGAGACGACACTATGTGAGGATTAACCGTTGGCCCCCGATGTATGTGACAAGGAAGGAAGATTGGAGCTGGGAGATCTCTAACAACTTTTGTACCTACAGGAGCATCCCAGATGCTGCTAAagaagatgggacaggaccttTCTTTCTACTTTACGAATGCAGTATGTAG
- the LOC132043600 gene encoding uncharacterized protein LOC132043600 isoform X1: MTEATTCEFYHKNNPKITTTSTEELEDGLPSYGDEDDKGGIFEDGFAEKVKKKQGICETGRFKDPLVVDGSEDGLSGLCSYGDEDDDKGGILENGFAEKVKEKKQRILETGRVRDPLVVFGSDIMLLILSCLDARSVALSLLVSPEWRAVASSDKIWSSKCEELWHGKAHLPRVAKEKGLSKLAAYSLSVMDGKRKRVTKEDLCDHAWEFHFTEAAPEYWRMLDPYWNGTGPPLRRYFLPDGSQTAEPRDKIWGGHESCFSIVTSLLADGKMRRHYVRINRWPPMYVTRKEDWSWEISNNFCTYRSIPDAAKEDGTGPFFLLYECSM; encoded by the exons ATGACAGAAGCTACAACCTGTGAGTTTTATCACAAAAACAACCCAAAAATTACCACTACTAGTactgaagaactagaagatggGTTGCCCTCTTATGGTGATGAAGATGATAAAGGTGGGATCTTTGAAGATGGGTTTGCTgagaaagtgaaaaagaaacAGGGAATTTGTGAAACGGGTCGGTTTAAAGATCCATTAGTTGTTGACGGGTCAGAAGATGGGTTATCCGGGTTGTGTTCTTatggtgatgaagatgatgataaagGTGGAATCCTGGAAAATGGGTTTGCTGAGAAAGTGAAGGAGAAGAAACAGAGAATTCTTGAAACGGGTCGGGTTAGAGATCCACTAGTTGTTTTCGGGTCAGATATTATGTTGTTGATTTTGAGCTGTCTTGACGCACGCAGCGTGGCACTGTCTCTACTTGTGTCTCCTGAATGGCGTGCTGTTGCTTCTTCTGATAAAATTTGGAGCTCCAAG TGTGAAGAATTGTGGCATGGCAAAGCACATTTACCTCGGGTAGCAAAAGAGAAGGGATTGTCTAAGTTGGCTGCTTACTCATTGTCCGTTATGGATGGTAAAAGG aaGCGAGTAACAAAGGAGGATTTGTGTGATCATGCGTGGGAGTTCCATTTCACCGAG GCAGCTCCTGAGTATTGGCGAATGCTCGATCCCTACTGGAATGGAACAGGACCTCCCCTGCGCCGTTATTTCCTTCCAGATGGAAGTCAGACTGCAGAACCACGTGACAAAATATGGGGTGGTCATGAATCTTGCTTCTCCATAGTAACTAGCTTGCTTGCAGATGGGAAAATGAGACGACACTATGTGAGGATTAACCGTTGGCCCCCGATGTATGTGACAAGGAAGGAAGATTGGAGCTGGGAGATCTCTAACAACTTTTGTACCTACAGGAGCATCCCAGATGCTGCTAAagaagatgggacaggaccttTCTTTCTACTTTACGAATGCAGTATGTAG
- the LOC132043781 gene encoding NADH dehydrogenase [ubiquinone] 1 alpha subcomplex subunit 13-B, translating to MTESLIRKKAGMASVKDMPLLQDGPPPGGFAPVRFARRIPNTGPSALAIFLTAFGAFSWGMYQVGIGNKKRRVIKEEKYAARRAILPMLQAEEDERFVKEWKKYLEEEARIMKDVPGWKVGESVYNSGKWMPPATGELRPDVW from the exons atgaCAGAGTCATTGATAAGGAAGAAAGCTGGAATGGCTAGTGTAAAAGACATGCCATTATTGCAAGATGGTCCACCACCTGGTGGTTTTGCACCTGTCAGATTTGCTCGTAGGATCCCTAATACTGGTCCAAGTGCTTTAGCCATTTTCCTTACTGCTTTTGGTGCTTTCTCTTGGGGTATGTACCAAGTTGGCATAGGAAACAAGAAACGtag GGTgataaaggaagaaaaatatGCTGCCCGAAGGGCTATCCTGCCCATGCTTCAAGCTGAAGAGGATGAAAG ATTTGTTAAAGAGTGGAAGAAGTATCTTGAAGAAGAGGCGAGAATCATGAAGGATGTTCCcggttggaaagttggtgaaAGTGTTTACAACTCTGGAAAATGGATGCCTCCAGCAACTGGAGAGCTTCGTCCTGATGTCTGGTAA